From a region of the Sphingopyxis sp. YR583 genome:
- the pheS gene encoding phenylalanine--tRNA ligase subunit alpha: MSDIQAIQTRLVDDIAAAADLDAIEALRVAALGKAGSITALLKTLGGMTPDERQAQGPAIHALRETVTAALAARKAALDAAALDVKLAAEAIDMSLPADTAPRGSVHPVSQVMDELAEIFADMGFAVATGPEIEDDWRNFTALNIPDTHPARAMHDTFYFPDTDAEGRTMLLRTHTSPVQIRTMMSQEPPIRIIAPGRVYRSDSDATHTPMFHQVEGLVIDRGIHMGHLKWTLETFLKAYFERDDIVLRLRPSYFPFTEPSAEVDVGYKQEKGRRIVGGNGDDEGHAWMELLGSGMVNRRVIANCGLDPDEWQGFAFGVGVDRLAMLKYGMDDLRAFFDGDLRWLSHYGFNALSVPTLSGGISA, translated from the coding sequence GCGACATTCAGGCCATCCAGACCCGGCTGGTGGACGATATAGCGGCGGCGGCCGATCTCGACGCGATCGAAGCGCTGCGCGTCGCCGCGCTCGGCAAGGCAGGGAGTATCACCGCCTTGCTCAAGACACTGGGCGGCATGACCCCCGACGAGCGGCAGGCGCAGGGTCCGGCGATCCACGCGCTGCGCGAAACAGTCACCGCCGCGCTCGCCGCGCGGAAGGCGGCACTCGATGCCGCGGCGCTCGACGTGAAGCTCGCGGCCGAGGCGATCGACATGTCCCTGCCCGCCGACACGGCCCCGCGCGGGAGCGTTCATCCGGTCAGCCAGGTGATGGACGAACTTGCCGAAATCTTCGCCGACATGGGCTTTGCCGTCGCGACGGGTCCGGAAATCGAGGACGACTGGCGCAATTTCACCGCGCTCAACATCCCCGACACGCACCCCGCGCGCGCGATGCATGACACTTTCTATTTCCCCGACACCGACGCCGAAGGCCGCACGATGCTGCTGCGCACGCACACCTCGCCGGTGCAGATTCGCACGATGATGAGCCAAGAGCCGCCGATCCGGATCATCGCGCCCGGCCGCGTCTATCGTAGCGACAGCGACGCGACGCACACGCCGATGTTCCATCAGGTCGAAGGTCTCGTTATCGATCGCGGCATCCATATGGGGCATCTCAAATGGACGCTCGAGACGTTCCTCAAGGCCTATTTCGAGCGCGACGATATCGTGCTGCGCCTGCGCCCGAGCTATTTCCCCTTCACCGAACCGTCGGCCGAGGTCGATGTCGGTTATAAACAGGAAAAGGGCCGCCGCATCGTCGGCGGCAACGGCGACGACGAGGGTCATGCGTGGATGGAGCTGCTCGGCAGCGGCATGGTGAATCGCCGCGTCATCGCCAATTGCGGACTCGACCCCGACGAATGGCAGGGCTTCGCTTTCGGGGTCGGCGTCGACCGGCTGGCGATGCTGAAATATGGCATGGACGACCTGCGCGCCTTCTTCGACGGCGACCTGCGCTGGTTGTCGCACTATGGATTCAACGCGCTGTCGGTACCAACGCTCAGCGGGGGGATTTCGGCATGA